The window AAAATGTAGCGCCGTTCGCGGCCGTCCTGGTCGGTCGTCACGTGGGGGACGTAGAACAGACGCAAATCCCGCGATTCGTATAGCCACAAGAACTCATCGAGCGGGCGGATCATGTTGGAGAGCGGGTTGCGCGGATTCTGCAACAGATGATCGACGGCCGCTTTCACCGCTTGCAGGTTGCCCTTGCGAAAGGCGGCGGGGATGTTCTCCAACGGTTGCAGAAAAGCGTGGGCCAGACCCGCTTCCCAGCGCGGCGGGTCAAGATAGCGGTCGCGCGGGTGAAAGGACGGCTCCCACAGGCGGCGCAACGTGTCGGCGATGCGGTTGGGGTGGGTGTGGGGCCAGAACGGCCGTCCCTGTCCGGTAGACAGCCAGCCGTCATAGACCGGCCACTCGGCCAGACTGCGCCGGATGCCCGCCTGATCGACCGTGGTCAGCGCGTCCAGTTCGACACGCGGCAGCGGCTGGCTCGTAAACTCGACCTGGGCCGCGGGGCGCACGTCGGCGAAAACGGTCAATATCTGATTATGATGGGCGATGATTTGCGCGGCCGAGAGGCCGCCGGGCAGCGTGCTATGGCCGTCGGCGACGAGCGTCACGTCGTAATCGAGGCTGTTGGCCCGGCGCGTGGTCGTGTCGATACAACACTCGGTTTGCATCCCGGCGATGATCAGCCGCCGGATGCCGCGCTCGGTCAGCACAGCGTCCAGACCGGTGCGGTAAAAGGCATCGGGCCGGTACTTGTCGATGATGAGTTCCGACGGCAACGGGGCCAGTTGGGGATGGATGGCCCAGCCGGGGCTGTGGGCCTCGTCCGGTTCGCCCGCGCCGCCGTTGTGGCGCACGAAGATGACCGGCGCGGCGGCGGCGCGGGCACGGTCGAGCAACTCGCGTAACGTCGCCAGCACTTCGGCCGCCTGATAAACCGGCTCCGGCTCAAACATATTCACCTGGGCGTCGATTAGCAGAAGAGCAGTGTCCATGATGGGTTCCTTCTCGCGCCTCATTATAACCCGGTTTGACCGATGGGCATGAACTAATCGCCCGGCGCGGGCTGCGCTATAATCTATTGATGAGCCGCGGGCTGATGCGGCCGGCGCTTTCTACCAATCAATCAACGAGGTTCGTCCTTGACCGAGCAACCTGCCTATACTCGCCTGACGTTTGATCCCCTGGCCGATCCGGCGGCCGTGATCGTGGCCGGCGCGGCCCGCTTCACGGTGCTGGCCTCGCGCCTGATCCGCCTGGAATATGACCCCGCCGGCCGCTTCGAGGATCGGCCCAGCCAGGTCTTCTGGTTCCGCCGCCGCCCAGTGCCGGCCTTCACTGTTGAGCGGGAAGGGGAGCGCCTTATCCTGACGACCGATCACCTGCGGCTGGAATATGCCGGAGATGACGCGCCATTCGCCGCATCTACTCTGTCGATAACCTTGCTGCCCGACGGCCCAATGTGGCGCTACGGCGACCCGGACACCGGCAACCTGTTGGGCACGGCGCGCACGCTGGATCGGGTCAGCGGGGCGACGCAGTTGGAGCCGGGTCTGCTGTCGCGCGACGGCTGGGCGGTGGTCGATGACAGTCGCACGCTGGTGTTCGACGAGTCGGCCTGGCCGGTCGATCGGGCGGCCGACCCGCGCGTCCGCGACCTCTACTTTTTCGGCTACGGCCGGCGCTATGGCGACGCCCTGCGCGACTACGAGACGATCAGCGGCGGCGTGCCGCTCATGCCGCGGTGGGTACTGGGCAACTGGTGGAGCCGCTACTGGGAGTATCGCGACGGGGAATTGCTGGCCCTGATGGACGAATTTCGGGCCAACGACGTGCCGCTGGCGGTGTGTATCGTGGACATGGATTGGCACCTGGTCAATGTCGGCCAGGGCATCAGCGGTTGGACGGGCTACACCTGGAATCGCGAGTTCTTTCCCGACCCGGCCGGCTTCTTCGCCCGGCTCCATGAGCAGGGGTTACGCACGGCGCTCAATCTGCATCCGGCGCTGGGCATCCGTCCCTACGAGGCCGATTATGCGGCGATGGCCGAGCGCCTGGGGCTTGACCCAGCGTCCGGCGTGGCCATCCCCTTCGACATCGCCAACCGCCGCTTCGCCGACGCCTACTTTGAGGTATTGCACCATCCGCAGGAGGCGATCGGCGTCGATTTCTGGTGGATCGACTGGCAGCAGGGCACGCAGACCGCCCTAGCCGGATTGGATCCGTTGTGGCAGTTGAACCATCTGCATTTCCACGACCTGGGGCGCGACGGCAAGCGGCCGTTCATCTTCTCGCGCTGGGGCGGGCTGGGCAATCACCGCTATCCCATCGGCTTTTCCGGCGATACGGTCGTCTCGTGGGAGTCGCTCGACTTCCAGCCCTACTTCACGGCCACGGCGGCCAATGTCGGTTACGGCTGGTGGAGCCACGACATCGGCGGCCACATGCAGGGCATCGAAGACCGCGAACTGTATACCCGCTGGGTGCAGTTCGGCGTCTTCAGCCCCATCTTCCGGCTGCACAGCACCAAGAACCCGTTCCACGAGCGGCGGCCGTGGGGCTACGACGCCGAGGTGCTGCATATTACCCGCGAGGTCATGCAACTGCGCCACGCCCTGATCCCGTATCTCTACACCATGTCGCGCCTGAACGAGACCGACGGTATCGCCCCGGTGCGGCCGATGTATCAGGACTACCCCGACCACGAGGCGGCCTACGCCTGCCCGCAGCAATACCTGTTCGGGGCCGATCTCATCGTTGCCCCCTACACCGCGCCGGCCGACCCGGATACCCGCTTGGCGCGGCAGGTCGTCTGGCTGCCGCCGGGCGACTGGTATCATTTCTTCAGCGGCGAGTATTATCCGGGCGATGCCTGGTACGCCTGCTACGGCGGGCTGGACGACGTGCCCGTCTTCGCCCGCGCCGGGGCGATTATCCCGCTGGGGCCGCGGGTGGGCTGGGGTGGGCTGGACAACCCGGCCGAATTGCATCTCCACGTCTTCGCCGGGGCCGACGGCCGCTTCACCCTCTATGAGGATGACGGCCAGACGTTGGCCTATCGGGAGGGGGCGTTCGCCCTGTCGCGCTTTGAGCAGCGTTGGGAGGAGAACCGCCTGCGCCTGACCATTTCCCCGCCGAGCGGCGACGCCACGGTCGTACCCGCCGAGCGCGTCTATCACCTGCACCTGCATGGTCTGGCCGCGCCGGGCGAGGTGGTGGTTATGGTCGATGGCCTCTCCCGCCCGCTGGCCTTCGAGGTGGACGAAGGGCGGGAGGTCGTCCATCTGGCGGCGCTGTCGTTGAGCGCGTCGGCGACGGCCCGGATCACCATCACCGCCAGGGCCGCGCCATTGGCCGCCCGGCGCGACCGCACGGCGGAGAAGGTCGAGCAACTGGTGAAAGCGTTCCGCATGGATTCGCTGGCCAAGCTGTGGCTGGTGTCGCGGCTGGACGAGCTGGCCGCCGCGCCGGAGCGGCTGGCCGATTTCGGCGTAGACGTTTCGCCGGCCCAGATGCGGGCCTTGCTGGAGACGACCCAGGGCGTCGGGGCGCACTACGTGGCCGACCGGGCCGAGCCGCACTTGCTGGTATTGTGGAACAATCGCGAGTCGCCCGGCTTTCGCCACCACTTCGCCCAGCTTCGGCCGCACAAATGGGCCGCCCACGAGCGCTACGGTTCGTCGTGGGGGGCCACGCCGCGCTTCCGGGCCATCCGGCCGGAGGGCGCGCGCTGGCGACTGGCGGTCGATTACTTCGGCCTCCACATCGATAACTATGGCCCGGGGCGGTGATTGACATTTAACCGGGCATTACTATAATTCATTGGTCAACTAGCCACTGTTTCATGCTGATGGGAACCGTCATCAGCGTCATAACTGAGCAATAGAACGATACCGGTGATAATTACCTTAGCAGACGCGCGTCAGGCGATGAGACCTGACCGGGGGGTACATTAGTCTTGTCCGCCCCGCGCTCGGAACCTCCGAGTCCTTGCCCCCTACCTCTCCAACGGATGGCTAACCCATGTCGGCTTTCGTCCAATCGGTCAGGCGACCGGCGCCGGGCGAATGTGGCCGCGCGTCTGGTCGTAGCCGCCGGGGTCGAACGATCCTGCCCGACGACCAGGCATAAGAGCACGGTATGATCTTCCTGGTATCTTTCGCCACCATCGGCCTGATGATCCTGTTGACGGCTCTCTACGTGGGGGCCGAGTTCGCCACCGTCTCCGCGCGGCGAACGAAGGTCAGTCAGATGGCCGCCCAGAACGATTCCTTGGCCAAGATGTTGTTGCCCATCCTGGAAGACAACCGCAAGCTGGATCGCTACGTGGCCGCCTGCCAGGTGGGCATCACCATCTCCTCGCTGATTCTGGGCGCTTATGCTCAGGAAGCCATCGCCACCCGCCTGGTCGAGCCGTTGACGCAACTGTTTGGCTCGTGGCTGTCGGTGCAGGCCGCCGGCCGCGTGGCCCAATCCGTTTCGGTCATCGGCGTACTCGTTTTCATCACCGCCTTGCAGGTGATTTTGGGCGAGTTGTTCCCCAAGTCGCTGGCTATCCAGTATCCGGAGGACATCGCCCGCGCCGTCGTCTGGCCGATGCGCATCTCCCAGTTCTTATTCGCCATCCCGATCTGGTTTTTCAACGGCAGCGCCAACATATTATTGCGCCTGGCGGGGCGCAACACCCACGTCGCCGTCGGCCGCGCCCATTCGCCGGAGGAGATCGAGCTGCTGGTGACCGAGAGCCACGAGGGCGGCCTGCTCGATGACAACGAGCGCCGCCTGTTGCGCAACGCCTTGCGCCTGCGCGACCTGACGGCCCGCCAGGTGATGGTGCATCGCACCCGAATCGTCGCCGCGCCGGTCACTGCCACGACCAACGACCTGATGCAGATGGCCCTGGAGGCCGGCTATTCGCGCATTCCCCTCTATCGCGATTCCATCGATGAGATCGTCGGCATCGTCCACGTCAAGGATGTCTTCCGGCTGCACAACCAGGGCATCCACGAGGTAGAAAGTGTCGTGCGCGATGTTGTCTACGTGCCCGAAACGCTGCCGATTACCGACGTGTGGGAGCAACTCAACACCCGTCACCGCTATCTGGCGATGGTCTTTGACGAGTTCGGCGGCACGGCCGGGCTGCTGACGCTGGAAGACCTCATCGAGGAGATCTTCGGCGAGCTACAGGACGAATTTGACGACGAGGCGGCCATGATCGCCCGCGACAAGGAGGGGCGCATCTATCTGCGCGGCGACCTGTTGATTACCGACGTGAATGAGTATCTCGATCTGGAGTTGCCGGAGGACACGGCCGACACATTGAGTGGCCTGGTCTTCAGCCTGTTGGGCCGCCCGCCGCTGGCCGGCGACGAGACGCGCATCGGCGACGTGGCGATCCGCGTGGAGAACATGGAAGACCTGGGCGTGGGCGAGTTGTCGCTGCTGTTGCCGCCCAGCGACGCCGATTCGTACTTCACCGAATGGGATATGGCCGACCATGATTAAGCTCGTGCTGCTGGGGCTGGGGTTGCCCGGCATTGGCCTGTTCATGGCCTCGCTGGCGGCGGCCGAGTCGCTGCCGTCGGTGGTCGATCTGATCGTCCCGATGCTCATTATCCTGTTGCTGGTCATCATCAATGGCGTGTTTGTGGCCGCCGAGTTCGCCATCATCGGCGTGCGCGATACGCAGATGGAGCAGATGGCCGACGAGGGCAACGCCGTGGCCGGCAACGTATTGCGCATTTTGGAGCTACGGCCGCAACTCGATCACTACATCGCCACCGCCCAACTGGGCATCACCCTGGCCTCGTTGGGGCTGGCGATGTATGGCGAGCCGGCCATCGGCCATTTCGTCGAGCCGTATCTGGAGACGCTGGGCGGTGTAACCCCGTCCACCGCCGCCACCATCAGCTATATCATCGCCCTGGCCCTCCTGACCTATCTCCACGTCGTCCTGGGCGAGATGGTGCCCAAGGCGCTGGCCCTGGCGAACCCGTCGGCCATGGCCCTCTCCCTCGACCGGATGATGCGCCTCACGGGCAGCCTGTTCGGCTATCCGGTGCGGTTTCTGAACCACGTTGGTAATCTGCTGTTGCGCCTGTTCCGCATCCCCCCCGCCCAGGGCCACGAGCGCCTGATGGCCGCCGAGGAGCTGGAACTGATCGTGGCCGAGAGCACCGAGGGCGGCCTGATCGAAGCCGACGAGCAGAAGATCATTCGCAACATTTTCGACTTCAGCGAGCGGATTGTGGGGCAGGTGATGACCCCCCGCCGCCGCGTCCAGGCGCTGGCCGTCAACTATGAGCAGGCGGAACTGATCCGCGTGGTGACCGA is drawn from Candidatus Promineifilum breve and contains these coding sequences:
- a CDS encoding cysteine hydrolase family protein produces the protein MDTALLLIDAQVNMFEPEPVYQAAEVLATLRELLDRARAAAAPVIFVRHNGGAGEPDEAHSPGWAIHPQLAPLPSELIIDKYRPDAFYRTGLDAVLTERGIRRLIIAGMQTECCIDTTTRRANSLDYDVTLVADGHSTLPGGLSAAQIIAHHNQILTVFADVRPAAQVEFTSQPLPRVELDALTTVDQAGIRRSLAEWPVYDGWLSTGQGRPFWPHTHPNRIADTLRRLWEPSFHPRDRYLDPPRWEAGLAHAFLQPLENIPAAFRKGNLQAVKAAVDHLLQNPRNPLSNMIRPLDEFLWLYESRDLRLFYVPHVTTDQDGRERRYIFLVWLAPGVPVVNPFA
- a CDS encoding glycoside hydrolase family 31 protein, giving the protein MTEQPAYTRLTFDPLADPAAVIVAGAARFTVLASRLIRLEYDPAGRFEDRPSQVFWFRRRPVPAFTVEREGERLILTTDHLRLEYAGDDAPFAASTLSITLLPDGPMWRYGDPDTGNLLGTARTLDRVSGATQLEPGLLSRDGWAVVDDSRTLVFDESAWPVDRAADPRVRDLYFFGYGRRYGDALRDYETISGGVPLMPRWVLGNWWSRYWEYRDGELLALMDEFRANDVPLAVCIVDMDWHLVNVGQGISGWTGYTWNREFFPDPAGFFARLHEQGLRTALNLHPALGIRPYEADYAAMAERLGLDPASGVAIPFDIANRRFADAYFEVLHHPQEAIGVDFWWIDWQQGTQTALAGLDPLWQLNHLHFHDLGRDGKRPFIFSRWGGLGNHRYPIGFSGDTVVSWESLDFQPYFTATAANVGYGWWSHDIGGHMQGIEDRELYTRWVQFGVFSPIFRLHSTKNPFHERRPWGYDAEVLHITREVMQLRHALIPYLYTMSRLNETDGIAPVRPMYQDYPDHEAAYACPQQYLFGADLIVAPYTAPADPDTRLARQVVWLPPGDWYHFFSGEYYPGDAWYACYGGLDDVPVFARAGAIIPLGPRVGWGGLDNPAELHLHVFAGADGRFTLYEDDGQTLAYREGAFALSRFEQRWEENRLRLTISPPSGDATVVPAERVYHLHLHGLAAPGEVVVMVDGLSRPLAFEVDEGREVVHLAALSLSASATARITITARAAPLAARRDRTAEKVEQLVKAFRMDSLAKLWLVSRLDELAAAPERLADFGVDVSPAQMRALLETTQGVGAHYVADRAEPHLLVLWNNRESPGFRHHFAQLRPHKWAAHERYGSSWGATPRFRAIRPEGARWRLAVDYFGLHIDNYGPGR
- a CDS encoding hemolysin family protein, with protein sequence MIFLVSFATIGLMILLTALYVGAEFATVSARRTKVSQMAAQNDSLAKMLLPILEDNRKLDRYVAACQVGITISSLILGAYAQEAIATRLVEPLTQLFGSWLSVQAAGRVAQSVSVIGVLVFITALQVILGELFPKSLAIQYPEDIARAVVWPMRISQFLFAIPIWFFNGSANILLRLAGRNTHVAVGRAHSPEEIELLVTESHEGGLLDDNERRLLRNALRLRDLTARQVMVHRTRIVAAPVTATTNDLMQMALEAGYSRIPLYRDSIDEIVGIVHVKDVFRLHNQGIHEVESVVRDVVYVPETLPITDVWEQLNTRHRYLAMVFDEFGGTAGLLTLEDLIEEIFGELQDEFDDEAAMIARDKEGRIYLRGDLLITDVNEYLDLELPEDTADTLSGLVFSLLGRPPLAGDETRIGDVAIRVENMEDLGVGELSLLLPPSDADSYFTEWDMADHD
- a CDS encoding hemolysin family protein, which produces MIKLVLLGLGLPGIGLFMASLAAAESLPSVVDLIVPMLIILLLVIINGVFVAAEFAIIGVRDTQMEQMADEGNAVAGNVLRILELRPQLDHYIATAQLGITLASLGLAMYGEPAIGHFVEPYLETLGGVTPSTAATISYIIALALLTYLHVVLGEMVPKALALANPSAMALSLDRMMRLTGSLFGYPVRFLNHVGNLLLRLFRIPPAQGHERLMAAEELELIVAESTEGGLIEADEQKIIRNIFDFSERIVGQVMTPRRRVQALAVNYEQAELIRVVTESRHSRFPVYDTDFDHIVGILHLKDLLRLTLRPNGPFDLRLILRTAPEVPEDYRVDRLLAAFKKERLHMAIVRDEFGGLAGVVTLEDLVEEIVGEVRDEFDVEREPYDKKGPGHLEVSGDYLLDDLSDDVYLGEDDELPDVETVGGLIVALLGRPPVNGDIVTFQNNIRFTILDTDNLAVMRARVEYPTAGKAAGPARDDDKEEE